One window of Campylobacter sp. RM12651 genomic DNA carries:
- a CDS encoding response regulator transcription factor, which yields MKKYTILYAEDDLNLASQVIDLLELLDFNVLYAKDGLSALDIYLAKKPDILLLDISMPKLDGLNLLENIRNSDNKIPAIMITALSDKQTLLSAVELNICKYLIKPFDRIKLEDALKKAIKSINNKIKLSNNIYLDIDLNELLVNDEIIKLSKKEFLLLEILLKSSPNIVDIYKICDYVYNDYDVSSDAIKSLIKNLRKKLGDKGIIHNANSRGYYIKIT from the coding sequence ATGAAAAAATACACAATTTTATATGCAGAAGATGATTTAAATCTAGCAAGTCAAGTTATTGATTTGCTAGAACTACTTGATTTTAATGTGCTTTATGCTAAAGATGGCTTAAGTGCTTTAGATATATATTTGGCTAAAAAGCCTGATATATTATTACTTGATATTTCTATGCCAAAACTTGATGGTTTAAATTTATTAGAAAATATAAGAAATTCTGATAATAAAATTCCTGCTATTATGATTACAGCTTTAAGCGATAAACAAACTTTATTAAGTGCAGTTGAGCTTAATATTTGCAAGTATTTAATAAAACCTTTTGATAGGATTAAACTTGAAGATGCTTTAAAAAAGGCTATAAAAAGTATTAATAATAAAATTAAATTAAGCAATAATATATATTTAGATATTGATTTAAATGAGTTATTAGTAAATGATGAGATTATTAAGCTTAGCAAAAAAGAATTTTTATTGCTTGAAATTTTGTTAAAAAGTAGTCCTAACATTGTAGATATTTATAAGATTTGCGATTATGTATATAATGATTATGATGTAAGTTCTGATGCTATTAAATCACTCATTAAAAATCTTAGAAAGAAATTAGGCGATAAAGGTATAATTCATAATGCAAATTCTCGTGGATACTATATCAAAATTACTTAA
- the tig gene encoding trigger factor: protein MKLSTTKIDEINYSVSGVIEKSLIDEKVKEIAVKASKTMQVAGFRKGKVPVNVVLDRYKDSLLKDAEQEAITSAYKNAVKETGKDEKELIGEPSFKKFDRKDSGIEFEFVVSFRPTIDLSGYEALVPALKIEEIKEKDIKARKEAMLKQFAPLEKTKKQILKKGDYAKFDFEGFVDGVAFEGGKAENYMLEIGSGQFIPGFEDGMIELKVGEEKDIEVTFPENYQAAHLAGKKAVFKVKLHEIHARKLPEIDEEMLKKLLPGVENPTEAILDEKIKEQLETEAKFKQIDEKLKQEFVEKMLEKYTFAVPQNILEQETNLQFNQAARSFSKEEFDKLKDDKYLEEKRKEYESEALKSVKLTFIVDELAKLRNVVVNDQEVAQAIYFEALRYGMDPKQLIENYTKNGTLPAVRMSLVEEKLFADLFLGKDK from the coding sequence ATGAAACTTAGTACAACAAAAATTGATGAAATTAATTACTCAGTAAGTGGTGTTATAGAAAAATCTTTAATAGATGAAAAGGTTAAAGAAATAGCTGTAAAAGCTAGTAAAACTATGCAAGTTGCTGGTTTTAGAAAAGGCAAAGTTCCTGTAAATGTTGTTTTAGATAGATATAAAGATTCTTTACTAAAAGATGCAGAACAAGAAGCGATTACAAGTGCTTATAAAAATGCAGTTAAAGAAACAGGTAAAGATGAAAAAGAATTAATCGGCGAGCCAAGCTTTAAAAAATTCGATAGAAAAGATAGTGGAATTGAATTTGAATTCGTAGTTTCTTTTAGACCAACAATTGATTTAAGTGGTTATGAAGCATTAGTTCCTGCATTAAAAATAGAAGAAATTAAAGAAAAAGATATTAAAGCTAGAAAAGAAGCTATGCTTAAGCAATTTGCTCCATTAGAAAAAACTAAAAAACAAATCTTAAAAAAAGGTGATTATGCTAAGTTTGATTTTGAAGGATTTGTTGATGGCGTTGCTTTTGAAGGTGGTAAAGCAGAAAATTATATGCTAGAGATTGGAAGTGGTCAATTTATACCAGGATTTGAAGATGGTATGATAGAGCTTAAAGTTGGCGAAGAAAAAGATATAGAAGTAACTTTCCCTGAAAATTATCAAGCAGCTCATTTAGCGGGTAAAAAAGCAGTATTTAAAGTAAAATTACATGAAATTCACGCAAGAAAATTACCTGAAATTGATGAAGAAATGCTTAAAAAATTACTTCCTGGTGTAGAAAACCCAACTGAAGCAATTTTAGATGAAAAAATAAAAGAACAATTAGAAACAGAAGCTAAATTTAAACAAATTGATGAAAAATTAAAACAAGAATTTGTTGAAAAAATGCTAGAAAAATATACTTTTGCAGTTCCACAAAATATTTTAGAACAAGAAACTAATTTACAATTTAATCAAGCTGCAAGAAGCTTTAGTAAAGAAGAATTTGACAAATTAAAAGATGATAAATATTTAGAAGAAAAAAGAAAAGAATATGAATCAGAAGCTTTAAAAAGCGTAAAATTGACTTTCATTGTTGATGAATTAGCAAAATTAAGAAATGTAGTTGTAAATGACCAAGAAGTAGCGCAAGCTATTTATTTTGAAGCTTTAAGATATGGAATGGACCCTAAACAATTAATAGAAAACTATACAAAAAATGGCACATTACCAGCTGTTAGAATGAGTTTAGTAGAAGAAAAATTATTTGCTGATTTATTTTTAGGAAAAGATAAATGA
- the clpP gene encoding ATP-dependent Clp endopeptidase proteolytic subunit ClpP — MSYIPYVVEKTSKGERSYDIYSRLLKDRIILLSGEINDDVAASVVAQLLFLEAQDSTKDIYLYINSPGGVVTSGLSIFDTMNYIKPDVSTICIGQAASMGAFLLSSGAKGKRFALPNARIMIHQPLGGARGQATDIEIQAKEILRLKAMLNKVLAENTGNKLAKVEKDTERDYFMSSEEALKYGLIDKVLEKSFK; from the coding sequence ATGAGCTACATACCTTATGTAGTAGAAAAAACTAGCAAAGGCGAGAGAAGTTATGATATTTACTCTCGCTTACTTAAAGATAGAATTATTCTTTTAAGTGGTGAAATAAATGATGATGTAGCTGCTAGTGTAGTTGCACAATTATTGTTTTTAGAAGCTCAAGATTCTACTAAAGATATTTATTTGTATATAAATAGTCCTGGTGGAGTTGTAACTAGTGGTCTTAGTATATTTGATACAATGAATTATATTAAACCTGATGTTAGTACAATTTGTATAGGACAAGCTGCTTCAATGGGAGCATTTTTACTTAGTTCTGGAGCTAAAGGTAAAAGGTTTGCTCTTCCAAATGCTAGAATTATGATACATCAGCCTTTAGGCGGTGCAAGAGGTCAAGCGACTGATATTGAAATTCAAGCAAAAGAAATTTTAAGATTAAAAGCAATGCTTAACAAAGTATTAGCTGAAAATACCGGTAATAAATTGGCAAAAGTTGAGAAGGACACTGAACGCGATTATTTTATGAGTTCAGAAGAAGCTTTAAAATACGGACTAATTGATAAGGTATTAGAAAAAAGTTTTAAATAG
- the def gene encoding peptide deformylase translates to MMLKLITYPNKLLFTRSEEVKVFDEELHTFLDDMYETMISSSGIGLAAIQVAKPLRIFLINLLNENEEQNKDDLIEFINPIITPIGEGTQVYEEGCLSVPGFFEEVTRYNKIKVDYLDRFGNQKTLEAEGLLAVAIQHENDHLDGHLFIEKISFSGRKKLEKHLKSSKKPKK, encoded by the coding sequence ATGATGCTTAAATTAATAACTTATCCTAATAAATTATTATTTACTAGGAGTGAAGAAGTTAAGGTATTTGATGAAGAGTTACATACATTTTTAGATGATATGTATGAGACTATGATTTCGTCTAGTGGTATAGGTTTAGCAGCAATACAAGTTGCAAAACCTTTAAGAATATTTTTGATTAATTTATTAAATGAAAATGAAGAACAAAATAAAGATGATTTGATTGAATTTATTAATCCAATAATAACACCTATTGGAGAAGGAACGCAAGTTTATGAAGAAGGTTGTCTTAGTGTTCCTGGTTTTTTTGAAGAAGTAACTAGATATAATAAAATTAAAGTTGATTATTTAGATAGATTTGGAAATCAAAAAACTTTAGAAGCTGAAGGGCTTTTAGCAGTTGCTATTCAACACGAAAACGACCATCTTGATGGACATTTATTCATAGAAAAAATATCATTTAGTGGAAGAAAAAAATTAGAAAAACATTTAAAAAGTTCTAAAAAGCCTAAAAAATAA
- a CDS encoding diguanylate cyclase — MNKEIIHDESPKIQKLSGGEFEKFTQQVIKQLIEDNVPPTPTNYSIYFEKMLDTKPMAFKKRVTEMITYEKEDQSNKVAVIEQDIKETFVNIKQLVGSIATIYKNISTMKALIKKKIGDLSIATGSLSIQNILRSLDSDMAKLTTALDIQLNSIKKGYDEIVKIHNRVNEQSEFDDKFGVFNKRYLYNNITQDIEDIKKYGYSISLMFVKIKDSLLNTIELQKDKNLLMRNVAKLLLKTSRRSDVVAHYGDGIFVMAMKHTNIVNAKKACERISDLFYNTTFFINDNEIDINIEMSVVALSGDNYEEQILEAISVLPNTGKNKEIYAVVGDSEENDA, encoded by the coding sequence TTGAATAAAGAGATAATACACGATGAATCTCCTAAGATTCAGAAATTAAGCGGTGGAGAATTTGAGAAATTTACTCAACAAGTAATTAAACAACTTATAGAGGATAATGTTCCACCAACTCCTACTAATTATTCTATTTATTTTGAAAAAATGTTAGATACTAAGCCTATGGCCTTTAAAAAAAGAGTAACAGAAATGATTACTTATGAAAAAGAAGACCAAAGTAATAAAGTTGCTGTAATAGAACAAGACATTAAAGAAACCTTTGTAAATATAAAACAGCTAGTAGGTTCTATTGCAACAATTTATAAAAATATAAGCACAATGAAAGCTTTAATTAAGAAAAAAATAGGCGATTTGAGTATTGCTACCGGTTCTTTATCTATTCAAAATATTTTAAGGTCTTTAGATAGTGATATGGCTAAACTCACCACAGCCCTTGATATTCAATTAAATAGTATAAAAAAAGGTTATGATGAGATTGTAAAAATACATAATAGGGTAAATGAGCAGAGTGAATTTGATGATAAATTCGGAGTGTTTAATAAAAGATATTTATATAATAATATTACTCAAGACATAGAAGATATTAAAAAATATGGTTATTCAATATCATTGATGTTTGTAAAGATTAAAGATAGTTTATTAAATACAATTGAATTACAAAAAGATAAAAATCTTTTGATGAGAAATGTTGCGAAATTATTATTAAAAACCTCAAGAAGAAGCGATGTTGTGGCACATTATGGAGATGGTATTTTTGTAATGGCAATGAAACATACAAATATAGTTAATGCAAAAAAAGCTTGTGAGAGAATTTCAGACTTATTTTACAATACAACATTTTTTATAAATGATAATGAAATTGATATTAATATAGAAATGAGCGTTGTAGCACTTAGTGGCGATAATTATGAAGAACAGATTCTTGAGGCTATTAGCGTATTACCGAATACTGGTAAAAATAAAGAAATTTATGCTGTAGTTGGAGATAGTGAAGAAAATGATGCTTAA
- a CDS encoding flavocytochrome c, with protein sequence MLSRRNFIKGVAGVGLSAPLALNANDNLGKDIKFDEIADVIIIGSGVSAHICAAYLVKNKIDVLMIEKMDRIGGNSVLSQQDFAVLNSDLQIKAGIKDSEELFLNDLNKAGAGYNHLEHSLRIIRNSNEAYEFAKSCGVKYADKLKFLGGHSVARSVETIGGGGACISTLNEFFIKHNGKIKNETKCDEIIQDESGKIIGVSVRENYRFNRNLANDDRENLSGDKKHYKARLAVVFATGGFSRDIEFRSIVNPRLRLAKSPSSLGQTAGALKQMLKVGAIPTQLALSRFSFGIPTEDLIYGIMVDCNAKRFLNEDGDRQGLSNKILAHMEKINTTIYPIIIFDSIGFANSHDPNRMQSFITAGKMKKFDSLSDLANNFKLNENDLSKTMQDYETGISNNKDEFKKDLSKIKNSSMSKAPFYAMTAAPGLSYTPGGVYADINMRVLNISNYEPIKGLYAIGEATGGVHGQSRLTSCSIPDCMTSGIACAKDILKGV encoded by the coding sequence ATGTTATCAAGGAGAAATTTTATAAAAGGAGTAGCAGGAGTTGGCCTTAGTGCACCTTTAGCATTAAACGCTAATGATAATTTAGGAAAAGACATAAAATTTGATGAAATAGCTGATGTTATTATAATCGGAAGTGGTGTGAGTGCTCATATTTGTGCTGCTTATTTAGTAAAGAATAAAATTGATGTTTTAATGATTGAAAAGATGGATAGAATTGGTGGTAATTCAGTTCTTTCTCAACAAGATTTTGCTGTTCTTAATTCAGATTTACAAATTAAAGCTGGCATAAAAGATAGCGAAGAATTATTTTTAAATGATTTAAATAAAGCTGGAGCTGGATATAATCATTTAGAACATTCTTTAAGAATTATAAGAAATTCAAATGAAGCATATGAATTTGCTAAAAGTTGTGGGGTTAAATATGCTGATAAGCTTAAGTTTTTAGGCGGTCATAGTGTTGCTAGAAGTGTTGAAACTATTGGCGGTGGCGGTGCTTGTATTAGCACTTTAAATGAATTTTTTATAAAACATAATGGAAAGATTAAAAACGAAACTAAATGCGATGAAATCATTCAAGATGAAAGTGGCAAAATAATTGGCGTAAGCGTTAGAGAAAATTATAGATTTAATAGAAATCTAGCAAATGATGATAGAGAGAATTTAAGTGGAGATAAAAAACACTATAAAGCAAGGCTTGCGGTAGTTTTTGCAACAGGTGGATTTAGCCGTGATATTGAGTTTAGAAGTATAGTAAATCCTAGATTAAGACTAGCAAAAAGCCCTTCAAGTTTAGGTCAGACTGCTGGTGCATTAAAACAAATGCTAAAGGTAGGAGCAATCCCAACTCAATTAGCACTTAGTAGATTTTCTTTTGGAATTCCTACAGAAGATTTAATTTATGGGATTATGGTTGATTGCAATGCTAAAAGATTTTTAAATGAAGATGGGGATAGACAAGGTTTATCAAATAAAATCTTAGCTCATATGGAAAAGATTAACACAACAATTTATCCAATAATTATTTTTGATAGCATAGGATTTGCTAATTCGCACGACCCTAATAGAATGCAAAGTTTTATTACTGCAGGGAAAATGAAGAAATTTGATAGCTTAAGTGATTTAGCTAATAATTTTAAGCTTAATGAAAATGATTTATCAAAGACAATGCAAGATTATGAAACAGGAATTTCAAATAATAAAGATGAGTTCAAAAAAGATTTAAGTAAGATTAAAAATTCTAGTATGAGTAAAGCACCTTTTTATGCAATGACAGCTGCACCAGGTCTTAGTTATACTCCAGGTGGTGTTTATGCTGATATAAATATGAGAGTTTTAAATATTAGTAACTATGAGCCAATTAAAGGGCTTTACGCGATTGGTGAGGCAACTGGTGGTGTTCATGGACAATCAAGGCTTACTAGTTGTTCTATTCCTGATTGTATGACTTCAGGAATTGCTTGTGCGAAAGATATTTTAAAAGGAGTATAA
- a CDS encoding DEAD/DEAH box helicase produces MQANLYEYLINNKNYAKIIICEDLNEAKSLSNVALYLGINSFILPDFRAEINDDLRSFSMELFDISKVLSDYYDYQDKKILIIPINTIKKPLPSKDDLKCLKIEFGDRINLNSLAKELLRLNYNLVDMVQSPGEFSIGHEKIDIFSLKYENPIRIVLFDDEVESIKYFDANSGLSYKEECEYCDILPLISYVSEEKYEEIKESILNNDDLNEYESVFYWHLKLSNYLEFSYVCTKEFELGNIISKAKKYSDMVFNPSNDFFKLNSNKKIKLLASNENKFLDYKLGENVEKIISNAVLNIQSDDELILSLNKYYKKEKKYKSSIVLDELIKNDYVVHERYGVGRFLGLELIENEGKKQEFIVIEYQNENKLLLPTSSLYLLDKYISSSIPELDKLGKNTFVKLKEKLKTKLLAIAGAITELAAKRQLIVTKAIKKPLDYEIFKAKAGFVLTSDQEKAVNDIFEEISKCTPMDRLLSADVGFGKTEVAMHAIFACVKNGLNALFFVPTTLLCSQHYKTLKNRLEPFGIQVFRLDRFSNTKKAIMNTKEPKVIIGTHALLSLAIDDVGLIVIDEEHKFGVKQKEKLKDISIKAHQLSMSATPIPRTLNQALSTLKTYSQILTPPNDRLDVRTFVKTYDDALIKEIIARELRRGGQVFYIHNHIASIEHKKRYLEELYPKLRILVLHSKIPANEAEEKLFEYEEKKYDLLLCTSIVESGIDLANANTIIVEKSNHFGIADLHQLRGRVGRSKIQGFCYFLVDNEESVSEDSKKRLLSLASNSYLGSGSTLAQMDLEIRGGGNLLGAEQSGHIEQLGYALYIKMLEAEINRLSKGNITKEIKYEQKLLVNAYISDYLVPNDKLRLSLYRKINECDNLASLSTMQDSFNDRFGKCDSYTRNYFSLMAIKILCIKHGFCEVSNYEQNIKLLKDNDERIILKAPSKSDDDIIDTLLKYLNSL; encoded by the coding sequence ATGCAAGCAAATCTTTATGAGTATTTAATAAATAATAAAAATTATGCAAAAATTATTATATGTGAAGACTTAAACGAAGCAAAATCTTTATCAAATGTAGCTTTATATTTAGGGATAAATAGTTTTATTTTACCTGATTTTAGAGCAGAGATTAATGACGATTTACGCTCGTTTTCTATGGAATTATTTGATATTTCAAAAGTTTTAAGTGATTATTACGATTATCAAGATAAAAAGATTTTAATAATCCCTATTAATACTATTAAAAAACCACTTCCAAGTAAAGATGATTTAAAGTGTTTAAAGATTGAATTTGGCGATAGGATTAATTTAAATTCTTTAGCAAAAGAGCTTTTAAGGTTAAATTATAATTTAGTTGATATGGTTCAAAGTCCAGGAGAATTTAGCATAGGTCATGAAAAAATTGATATTTTTTCATTGAAATATGAAAATCCAATTAGAATAGTTTTATTTGATGATGAAGTAGAAAGTATTAAATATTTTGATGCAAATTCTGGACTTAGCTATAAAGAAGAGTGTGAATATTGTGATATTTTGCCGTTAATTTCTTATGTAAGCGAAGAAAAATACGAAGAAATCAAAGAAAGTATTTTAAATAATGATGATTTAAATGAATACGAAAGTGTATTTTATTGGCATTTAAAACTTAGTAATTATTTAGAGTTTTCTTATGTTTGCACGAAAGAATTTGAATTAGGAAATATAATTTCTAAAGCTAAAAAATATAGCGATATGGTGTTTAATCCTAGCAATGATTTTTTCAAATTAAACTCAAATAAAAAAATAAAATTACTAGCTAGTAATGAGAATAAATTCTTAGATTATAAATTAGGTGAAAATGTAGAAAAAATCATCTCAAATGCAGTTTTAAATATTCAAAGCGATGATGAATTAATATTAAGTCTTAATAAATATTATAAAAAAGAGAAAAAATATAAATCAAGCATAGTTTTAGATGAGCTTATAAAAAATGATTATGTAGTTCATGAGCGATACGGCGTAGGTAGATTTTTAGGATTAGAATTAATAGAAAATGAAGGAAAAAAGCAAGAATTTATTGTGATTGAATATCAAAATGAAAATAAATTGCTACTTCCAACTAGCTCACTTTATTTGCTTGATAAATATATTTCAAGTTCAATTCCTGAACTTGATAAATTAGGCAAAAATACTTTTGTAAAACTCAAAGAAAAACTTAAAACTAAATTATTAGCAATTGCAGGTGCTATTACTGAACTAGCAGCAAAAAGGCAGTTAATTGTAACAAAGGCTATTAAAAAACCACTTGATTATGAGATATTTAAGGCTAAAGCAGGATTTGTTTTAACAAGTGATCAAGAAAAAGCAGTTAATGATATTTTTGAAGAGATAAGCAAATGCACTCCTATGGATAGATTACTTAGTGCTGATGTTGGTTTTGGTAAAACCGAAGTCGCAATGCACGCAATTTTTGCCTGTGTTAAAAATGGTTTAAATGCCTTATTTTTTGTCCCGACTACACTTTTATGCTCTCAACATTATAAAACACTTAAAAATCGTTTAGAGCCTTTTGGAATTCAAGTTTTTAGACTTGATAGATTTTCTAATACTAAAAAAGCTATTATGAATACAAAAGAACCAAAGGTTATTATAGGAACTCACGCTTTACTTAGCTTAGCAATTGATGATGTTGGGCTAATTGTAATTGATGAAGAGCATAAATTTGGCGTAAAACAAAAAGAAAAATTAAAAGATATAAGTATAAAAGCTCATCAATTAAGTATGAGTGCTACTCCAATCCCAAGAACGCTTAATCAAGCTTTAAGCACACTTAAGACTTATTCTCAAATTCTAACTCCACCTAATGATAGATTAGATGTAAGAACTTTTGTAAAAACTTATGATGACGCTTTAATTAAAGAAATCATAGCAAGAGAGCTTAGGCGTGGCGGGCAAGTATTTTACATACACAATCACATAGCTTCAATTGAACATAAAAAACGCTATTTAGAAGAGCTTTATCCAAAGCTTAGAATTTTAGTTTTACATTCAAAAATACCAGCAAATGAAGCTGAAGAAAAACTATTTGAATACGAAGAGAAAAAGTATGATTTATTATTATGCACAAGCATTGTTGAAAGTGGAATTGACTTAGCAAATGCAAACACCATAATAGTAGAAAAATCAAACCATTTCGGTATAGCTGATTTGCACCAACTTCGTGGTAGAGTAGGTCGTAGCAAAATACAAGGATTTTGTTATTTTCTAGTTGATAATGAAGAAAGCGTTAGTGAAGATTCTAAGAAAAGATTATTAAGCTTAGCTAGTAACTCGTATTTAGGCAGTGGTAGCACTCTAGCTCAAATGGATTTAGAAATAAGAGGCGGTGGTAATTTATTAGGTGCTGAACAAAGCGGTCATATAGAACAACTTGGCTATGCACTTTATATTAAAATGCTAGAAGCTGAAATTAATCGACTAAGTAAAGGAAATATCACAAAAGAGATTAAATACGAGCAAAAATTATTAGTAAATGCTTATATAAGCGATTATTTAGTGCCTAATGATAAGCTAAGATTAAGCCTTTATAGAAAAATAAATGAGTGCGATAATTTAGCTAGTTTATCTACTATGCAAGATTCTTTTAATGATAGATTTGGCAAATGTGATAGCTATACAAGAAATTATTTTTCACTTATGGCAATTAAAATTTTATGTATTAAGCACGGATTTTGTGAAGTTAGTAATTATGAGCAAAATATAAAACTTTTAAAAGATAATGATGAAAGAATTATTTTAAAAGCACCAAGCAAAAGCGATGATGATATAATAGATACTTTATTAAAATATTTAAATTCTTTATAA
- the folE gene encoding GTP cyclohydrolase I FolE, whose amino-acid sequence MQDLIKNLLIKIGENPNREGLVKTPERVQKSYEFLCSGYTKNPKEILNEAIFNTDNNEMVLVKDIDFYSLCEHHLLPFFGKVHIAYIPNGKVVGLSKLPRLVEVYSRRLQIQEQLCEQISLALYEILKPKGVAVTIEAEHLCMQMRGIQKVNSKTITSSLKGIFLSDERTRKEFYSLIK is encoded by the coding sequence ATGCAAGACTTAATTAAAAATTTATTAATAAAAATTGGTGAAAATCCAAATAGAGAAGGATTAGTAAAAACACCTGAAAGGGTTCAAAAATCATATGAATTCTTATGTAGTGGCTATACAAAAAATCCAAAAGAAATTTTAAACGAAGCTATTTTTAACACTGATAACAATGAAATGGTTTTAGTAAAAGACATTGATTTTTATAGCTTATGCGAACACCATTTATTACCATTTTTTGGAAAAGTTCATATTGCTTATATACCTAATGGAAAAGTAGTTGGGCTTTCAAAATTACCTAGACTTGTTGAAGTTTATTCAAGAAGATTGCAAATCCAAGAACAATTATGCGAACAAATTAGCCTAGCTTTATATGAAATATTAAAGCCAAAAGGTGTTGCTGTAACTATTGAAGCTGAGCATTTATGTATGCAAATGCGTGGAATTCAAAAAGTAAATTCTAAAACAATAACAAGTTCTCTTAAAGGCATATTTTTAAGCGATGAAAGAACTAGGAAAGAATTTTATTCACTAATAAAATGA
- a CDS encoding cytochrome c3 family protein, whose amino-acid sequence MQKLLMILILSIFALGNEFAIKPHHVDVKLKCTDCHKEANEKDYKALDSNSCLSCHGSKEKLAKRLDFLKGKNPHNSIHDNANLNCYTCHNEHKPSFNMCNTCHNTKTWMKEIK is encoded by the coding sequence ATGCAAAAATTATTAATGATTTTGATATTAAGTATTTTTGCATTAGGCAATGAATTTGCAATAAAACCACACCATGTTGATGTGAAATTAAAATGCACAGATTGTCATAAAGAAGCAAATGAAAAAGATTATAAAGCACTTGATTCTAATTCATGTCTAAGTTGTCATGGAAGTAAAGAGAAATTAGCAAAAAGGCTTGATTTTTTAAAAGGTAAAAATCCGCATAATAGTATTCATGATAATGCGAATTTAAATTGTTACACCTGTCATAATGAGCATAAGCCATCATTTAATATGTGTAATACTTGCCATAATACTAAAACTTGGATGAAGGAGATAAAATGA
- a CDS encoding NapC/NirT family cytochrome c — MKKTIIFVSSIVVLTLIFVFLSHKAIQMTGDDKFCASCHVMQPMKEAYIKDVHSGNNNLGIKANCVDCHLPHDNIVNYLSTKAYNGIKEFSITAIGADENIDWYEKLNHKKDYVYDSGCLKCHQDITKINSKNEMQNTMHKRYLDYANELKCVSCHTHVGHDGLRGKLDKK; from the coding sequence ATGAAAAAAACTATTATTTTTGTTTCATCTATTGTGGTTTTAACTTTAATTTTTGTGTTTTTATCTCATAAAGCTATACAAATGACTGGCGATGATAAATTTTGTGCGAGTTGTCATGTAATGCAACCGATGAAGGAAGCTTATATTAAAGATGTTCATAGTGGTAATAATAATCTAGGTATAAAGGCAAATTGTGTAGATTGTCATTTGCCACACGATAATATAGTAAATTATCTAAGCACAAAAGCTTATAATGGCATTAAAGAATTTAGTATCACTGCTATTGGAGCTGATGAAAATATAGATTGGTATGAAAAACTCAATCATAAAAAAGATTATGTTTATGATAGTGGATGCTTAAAATGTCATCAAGATATTACTAAAATTAATTCTAAAAATGAAATGCAAAATACAATGCATAAAAGATATTTAGATTACGCAAATGAATTAAAATGTGTAAGTTGTCATACCCATGTAGGTCATGATGGTTTAAGGGGTAAATTAGATAAAAAATGA